One Falco biarmicus isolate bFalBia1 chromosome 9, bFalBia1.pri, whole genome shotgun sequence genomic region harbors:
- the LOC130154789 gene encoding protein FRA10AC1 — protein MVPSQLRLSAAARGHGDYDSDFSDEENGEKSVQKTKSVKEDGLLIKPFQKAKQGSVVHRQFAAEEWDREEARKRRFHLIAMDAYERHKKFVNDYILYYGGKIEDFRRSGANDKTDLDVIRENHRFLWDEDDEADMNWEKRLAKKYYDKLYKEYCIADLSRYKENKFGFRWRHEKEVISGKGQFSCGNKHCDEKEGLRSWEVNFGYVEHGEKRNALVKLRLCPECSHKLNFHHRRKEVKACKKRGTAAPNSKEPKAKKTKLSCSAKKKSKKKVHKDHISSEDSDNSDKDSDNSDAQDGPSDADFWKGPLQEADEKSREEEFDEYFQDLFL, from the exons GCACGTGGCCATGGAGACTATGATTCTGACTTTAGTGATGAGGAGAATGGAGAGAAGTCTGTGCAAAAGACTAAAAG TGTAAAAGAAGATGGCCTTCTGATAAAGCCGTTCCAAAAAGCTAAACAAGGCAGTGTGGTTCACAGACAATTTGCAGCTGAAGAATGGGATAG GgaagaagcaaggaaaagaagattTCATTTGATAGCGATGGATGCC TATGAAAGACATAAAAAGTTTGTGAATGACTACATTTTATACTATGGTGGCAAAATAGAGGATTTCCGACGTTCTGG AGCAAATGACAAGACGGATCTTGATGTTATTAGAGAAAACCATAGATTCCTGTGGGACGAAGATGATGAAGCAGACATGAATTG GGAGAAGAGGCTTGCAAAGAAGTATTACGATAAATTGTACAAAGAATACTGTATAGCAGATCTCAGCAGATACAAAGAGAATAAG TTTGGATTTAGATGGCGACATGAGAAAGAAGTGATTTCAGGAAAAG GTCAGTTTTCCTGTGGAAATAAGCACTGTGATGAGAAAGAAGGCCTGAGGAGCTGGGAGGTGAATTTTGGTTACGTTGAACATGGTGAAAAGAGGAATGCACTTGTGAAATTGA GACTATGTCCAGAATGTTCCCACAAACTAAACTTTCATCACCg gaggaaagaagttAAAGCATGCAAGAAAAGAGGCACAGCTGCACCAAACTCTAAAGAGCCAAAAGCTAAGAAGACAAAATTATCTTGTTCAGCAAAAAAGAAGTCCAAAAAAAAGGTCCATAAAG atcacATTTCTTCAGAAGATTCAGATAATTCTGATAAAG ATTCAGATAACAGTGATGCACAAGATGGTCCTTCAGATGCTGACTTTTGGAAAGGTCCTCTAcaagaagcagatgaaaaatcACG ggaagagGAATTTGATGAATATTTTCAAGACTTGTTTCTTTGA